One genomic window of Arachis hypogaea cultivar Tifrunner chromosome 8, arahy.Tifrunner.gnm2.J5K5, whole genome shotgun sequence includes the following:
- the LOC112707092 gene encoding lipoyl synthase 2, mitochondrial, producing MMMYSRFRTAGRNIKSAAKSFFSSSTMPPPAAPPPPPQNLAALRARLAEESPSLSDFIALKSGNAYSVEVGTKKKPLPKPKWMKESIPGGEKYVQIKKKLRELKLHTVCEEAKCPNLGECWSGGETGTATATIMILGDTCTRGCRFCNVKTSRTPPPPDPDEPTNVAEAIASWGLDYVVITSVDRDDLPDQGSGHFTETVQKLKILKPNMLIEALVPDFRGDASCVEKVAKSGLDVFAHNIETVEELQSVVRDHRANFKQSMDVLMMAKDYAPAGTLTKTSIMLGCGETPDQVVKTMEKVRAAGVDVMTFGQYMRPSKRHMPVYEYITPEAFEKYQTLGMEMGFRYVASGPMVRSSYKAGEFYIKSMIESDRAASPSKLTAS from the exons ATGATGATGTATTCTCGTTTTCGAACCGCAGGTCGGAATATCAAATCCGCCGCAAaatccttcttttcctcttctacGATGCCTCCGCCGGCAGCACCCCCGCCGCCGCCGCAGAATCTGGCGGCGCTCCGTGCTCGTCTGGCGGAGGAATCTCCGTCTCTGTCGGACTTCATTGCGCTAAAATCCGGGAACGCGTACTCGGTGGAGGTCGGAACGAAGAAGAAGCCGCTGCCGAAGCCTAAGTGGATGAAGGAGTCTATCCCAGGAGGTGAGAAATACGTGCAGATCAAGAAGAAGCTTCGAGAATTGAAGCTTCACACGGTATGCGAGGAAGCCAAGTGTCCTAATTTAGGGGAGTGCTGGTCCGGCGGCGAGACCGGCACCGCCACCGCTACCATCATGATCCTCGGCGACACTTGTACTCGAGGTTGCAG ATTTTGCAATGTGAAGACATCGAGGACTCCTCCACCACCTGACCCTGATGAGCCCACCAATGTGGCTGAAGCAATTGCGTCATGGGGTTTGGATTATGTGGTTATAACAAGTGTTGACCGTGATGATTTACCTGATCAAGGGAGTGGTCATTTTACTGAAACAGTACAGAAATTGAAGATACTGAAGCCTAATATGTTGATAGAAGCCTTAG TTCCTGATTTTCGAGGAGATGCTAGTTGCGTAGAGAAGGTTGCTAAATCAGGATTAGATGTCTTTGCACATAATATCGAGACAGTTGAAGAGCTTCAAAGTGTTGTGCGGGATCACCGAGCTAATTTTAAACAGTCCATGGATGTTCTAATGATGGCCAAAGATTATGCACCTGCCGGAACCCTCACAAAGACCTCAATAATGTTAGGCTGTGGGGAAACACCTGACCAGGTTGTGAAGACAATGGAGAAGGTGAGAGCAGCTGGTGTTGACGTGATGACTTTTGGTCAGTATATGAGACCTTCAAAGCGCCATATGCCAGTATATGAGTACATTACACCTGAGGCCTTTGAGAAGTATCAGACACTTGGTATGGAAATG GGATTTCGGTATGTGGCATCTGGTCCCATGGTTAGGTCATCATACAAGGCAGGCGAATTCTATATTAAGTCCATGATTGAATCCGACAGGGCTGCATCTCCCTCAAAGCTGACTGCTTCTTGA
- the LOC112705274 gene encoding uncharacterized protein, with product MGCCFSTIDTPNTNKDQNSLKSDLIHENLNHRAPPSPPPVEEKSVVKEVLSETPISKPQVSVLTIETETQLPKIQNSKCPIFNEAQEQVSLEVSQITETCSISESFFSTTTNATTAATGAETREDEATSKLRTIEGTQNLNRSQSKHSCDAKSIGGRERRPKSPSRTLPEKRVPASPQSACQRDSGQVRRRPGESTGRRARSPSSVGRFCDGNRRNQVKPRGNGGRRLAPAKGVVKENCRKENDVVTHEESLDNPRVSLECFIFL from the coding sequence ATGGGTTGCTGCTTCAGCACCATCGATACTCCAAACACCAATAAAGATCAAAATTCccttaaatcagatttgatccaTGAAAACCTAAACCACAGAgctccaccatcaccaccacctgtTGAAGAAAAATCTGTAGTTAAAGAGGTTCTATCTGAAACACCCATTTCCAAACCCCAAGTTTCTGTTTTGACGATAGAAACAGAGACCCAACTTCCAAAAATCCAAAATTCAAAGTGCCCCATCTTCAACGAAGCTCAGGAACAAGTCTCTCTGGAAGTGTCTCAGATTACAGAGACATGCAGCATTAGCGAGAGCTTCTTCTCCACCACCACCAACGCTACTACCGCCGCCACCGGAGCCGAAACTAGAGAAGACGAAGCCACAAGCAAGCTAAGAACCATAGAGGGAACGCAGAACCTGAACCGTTCCCAATCGAAGCATTCCTGCGATGCAAAAAGTATCGGTGGCAGAGAACGAAGGCCGAAATCTCCATCGAGAACGCTGCCGGAAAAGAGGGTTCCGGCAAGTCCGCAGTCCGCTTGCCAGAGGGATTCCGGTCAAGTTCGCCGTCGTCCAGGCGAGAGTACCGGCCGGAGAGCGAGGTCTCCGTCGTCTGTGGGGAGGTTCTGCGACGGAAACAGAAGGAATCAGGTGAAACCACGGGGAAACGGCGGTCGGAGGTTGGCGCCGGCGAAGGGTGTGGTGAAGGAGAACTGTAGGAAGGAAAACGACGTCGTTACACATGAAGAATCACTTGACAACCCACGTGTTTCATTGGAATGCTTTATTTTTCTCTAG